A window of Roseiflexus castenholzii DSM 13941 genomic DNA:
CTCAAACGCAACGCCGTCACGTTGCCAGGGACCGGGAGTGATCATCAGCACCACGCGCGCCCCATCGCGCTCCACGACCGCCTCAATCGTGCGCCCCCGGTTCTCTGCCGCAATCAGGCGAATGACGCTCAGGTCGGTGTCGAGTGTGCGCCCGTTGAGCGACACCAGCAGATCGCCGCTCTGCAACCCGGCGCGTTCGGCTGGGGTCGCCGGGTAGACGACATCGATGCGCGCGCCATTGAATGCCTCAGGAACGCCACGCGCCATAAAGATGCCGCTGAAGATCAGGAATGCCAGCAGCAGATTCATCAATGGTCCGGCGAACAAAACGGCAATTTTCTTCCATGGCGATGCTGCGGAAAGACTACCGACGCCATAAATCTGCTCGCCTTCGCCGCCGAAGCGCACAAACCCGCCGATCGGCAGCCAGTTGAGCGTGTATTTGACGCCATTTCGCTCAAAGAGCACCATCGCGCGCGGCGGATATCCCAACCCAAACTCTTCGACTTTGATGCCGAACCAGACCGCTGTCAGAAAATGACCCAACTCGTGAACCAGCACCAGCAGCCCGAGCATGAGCAGGAATGCAGCAATGGTGACCAGACCGTCGGGCAAACTCTCGAACACCGTGCTTCTCCTCTTGAATAACGCGCGGCAGCTGTAACACCATCGGACAGGCGTGCTGCGTATTGGGTAGTGTACCGTATTGCAGAAGTGTCTGTCAACTATAGTGAACGTTGCAGGTCCAGGCATGCATGGTCAGACGGCATGCTGGCGCAGCGGTCTCATGTTATCCAATCGACCCGTGCTGCTGAGTCGCACGTCCTCTGAGCTACGGGCTAAAGCCCTCGCTTAAGACCTGGAAGCCCCTCGGATTGGCGGCGAAGGACGGCAAGAGTCTGTTCTGCTACGGGCTAAAGCCCTCGCTTAAGACCTGGAAGCCCCTCGGATTGGCGGCGAAGGACGGCAAGAGTCTGTTCTGCTACGGGCTAAAGCCCTCGCTTAAGACCTGGAAGCCCCTCGGATTGGCGGCGAAGGACGGCAAGAGTCCGTTCTGCTACGGGCTAAAGCCCTCGCTTAAGACCTGGAAGCCCCTCGGATTGGCGGCGAAGGACGGCAAGAGTCCGTTCTGCTACGGGCTAAAGCCCTCGCTTAAGACCTGGAAGCCCCTCGGATTGGCGGCGAAGGACGGCAAGAGTCCGTTCTGCTACGGGCTAAAGCCCTCGCTTAAGACCTGGAAGCCCCTCGGATTGGCGGCGAAGGACGGCAAGAGTCCGTTCTGCTACGGGCTAAAGCCCTCGCTTAAGACCTGGAAGCCCCTCGGATTGGCGGCGAAGGACGGCAAGAGTCCGTTCTGCTACGGGCTAAAGCCCTCGCTTAAGACCTGGAAGCCCCTCGGATTGGCGGCGAAGGACGGCAAGAGTCCGTTCTGCTACGGGCTAAAGCCCTCGCTTAAGACCTGGAAGCCCCTCGGATTGGCGGCGAAGGACGGCAAGAGTCCGTTCTGCTACGGGCTAAAGCCCTCGCTTAAGACCTGGAAGCCCCTCGGATTGGCGGCGAAGGACGGCAAGAGTCCGTTCTGCTACGGGCTAAAGCCCTCGCTTAAGACCTGGAAGCCCCGGAGGGGCTTGTGTGATCTCAGTCGGGGCTTCAGCCTGCAACGCCCAGGAATGCCGGTCTTGTTCGTTTGATCTTCATACGCCCTTGCTCAGCTCAGGCGCGTCCCTGCGGGACTGCCGTGGGCGCACGCGCCAGCAGCTGCGCGCGAAGATGGCGCACTCGTCCGTCATCGCGCTTTTTCCCGGATGTCTGGATGACGCCTAGCATTCAGACCAGCCTCGCAGGGGCTTGCATGTCCTCAGCCAGGGCTTCAGTCCGCAGCGAGACGGCGGTTCCTGACCATGCATGCCTGCCCCGGACGTTGCCCGAACTGGCGCTATTTGACACCCCTCATCACGATCCGCTAAGATGCAAAGGCGTACAGTTTTTGCTCAAGCGGAGCGCCTATGGAACTGCGCAGCAGAGCAGTCGGTCCCTGGCCCATGAACAGTTATGCACTGGTTTGCCCGACGACGCGCCACAGTGTTCTGATCGATCCCGGCGCGGAATCGGACGAACTTATCGCTATGCTCGACGACACGACTCCGGTTGCCATTTTGCTGACGCATACCCATCCCGATCACATCGGCGCACTCGAGGAGGTGCGCAACCGGCTCGGTGTGCCGGTCTTCGCCCATCCCGGCCCCTGCGTTGCCGGCATGGCGCCCGTTGATCGCGCGCTGGCGCACGGTGATGTGGTGACGGTCGGTGACTCGGTGATTCGGGCATGGCACACCCCTGGTCACACCGCTGATATGGTGTGCTATCTGGTGGAGGGCGCGCCGATTGCTGTCGTTGGCGACACCCTGTTTGACGGCGGACCGGGACGCACCTGGTCGGTAGACGATTTTCACACAACTCTTGTTACGTTGCGTACCATCGTGCTGACCTGGAGCGATGACACGATCTGCTACCCTGGTCATGGTCCATCCTTCCGGCTTGGCGACCGGCGCGCCGCTATCGAGCGCTTCCTGGCGCATGCGCCCGAAGGTTTTTGTGGCGATGCCACATGGGATGTGTGAGAGGAGTCTATGCCCGCTTCGGCGAAACTGGTTGCGCGCGCAATGGTCGGGTCTCCTATCGCGCGACCCTTTGGAGGGTGTTTGTTTGTTGCGGGGATGCTGGCGCTGCTCGGCTTTGCATTCCTGGGACATTTGGCGCTCTGGATTCTGGAACCTGTTACTCGCGTCGGCATTTTTCTGACCGGTGTTCTGATCGGTACGGTTGCATCGCTTCCCCTTCTGGCGCTGCTGCGCTGGCTCGACCGGCGCGAGCGCGAGTCGCTCTGGCTGGCGATCGGCGCTGTGGTGTGGGGCGCCGTTATCAGCACCGGTCTCTCTGCCATCTTCAATGCGCTTGGCTTTGGCTTCATCTCGGTCAGCCTGGAGATCGTCGGCGGGGTCGATTCCGAATTGATCGGGCAGTTGCTTGCGGCGACGCTGGTTGCGCCGCCGGTTGAGGAAGCGTTCAAGGGGCTGGCGATCCTGGTGCTCTTCTGGTTTCTGCGCGCCGAGTTCGACAATGTGCGTGATGGTATCATCTATGGCGCTTTGGTCGGGATCGGATTCAATATCGCCGAGTATGCGCTTTATGTGATGCAGGGGTACGCCGAAAGCGGCGTCGCGCCTTTCGCCGAGCAGTTCGCCGGTCGTTTCGTCTTCCTCGGTTTCAATGGGCATATGCTCTGGAGCGCCATCTGCGGCGCTGGCGTCGGGTTTGCGCGCCAGTCAACTGGCGGCGGTTGCACCACGCTGGGAGCGCCGGTCGCCGGATACCTGGCGGCAACGTTCGGTCACGCACTCAACAATTCGGTTGGCGTCTTCCTTCTGGGAGTCATTCTGGTCGTGATGGGGTATGATGTCGAAGGCGGGTTGATGAGCGTCTCGCCTTTTGCGCTGTGGACGGCGGCAGCAATTATGAATGTGCTGGTGCAGGGCGTGTTCTACGTTGCGTTGCTGGTGTTGCTGGCGCTGACCTCGCGCTGGGAGCGCGAAGTGATCCGCACCTACCTGGCGGACGAGGTTGGCGTCAGCGTCACGCCCGAAGAGTATTCCGCAATTGTGAATGATCGTATGTTTGGCGCACTGGGAAGCCGCGGCACTCCGTGGCAGTTGGCGCTGGCGCAGAATGAACTGGCATTCCGCAAATGGCACGTCGCGCGCGAAGGCGGCAACCCGGCGACCGATCCGCTGGTTGCGGCATGGCGCCAGGATATTGCGACGCTCCGTGAAGAATGGCTTCGTTCTCGACAGGTGAGTCAGGCATGACCGTGAAGACCGATCGGCGTCGTGCGCTGGCGATGACCATTCCAGAGGCGCCGGTCTGGCGGTTGAGCCTGGAGCAGTGCTATCACATAATCCAGACCGGCATCCGCACCGACGATGATTCCGTCGAGTTTCTCGAAGGGTTGTTGGTGACGAGCACGCCCAAAAATTCGTCGTATAACCTTGCGGCACATTTGACACGCAACGCGCTTACGCAGGTTGTGCCAGCGCAATGGTATATTGATGCGCAGGAACCATTCACCGCTGACGTGAGCGAGCCGGAACCGGATGTTCTGGTCGTCTGTGGCGAGCGCCGTATCACGGTCACCACCCGCAGGACATTGCGCTGGTTGTGGAAGTGGCAGATACCACGCTCAAGCGGGATCGAACCGGTATGAACGCTTGAACCGGCGTCTCTGTGACAGGGTGGAAGTGGCAGATACCACGCTCAAGCGGGATCGAACCCTGAAGAAGCGGATGTATGCACGCGCAATCAGTCTACTGGATCGTCAGTCTTGTCGAGCGCAAGGTTGAATGGTATGCACAGCCTTCGGTTGCTGGAGGGGAAGTCGATTGTGCGCAACGCCGTGATGTTCTCGAAGACGATGTAATACCAATGACCTGTGACCATCCGGCATGGTCACCCCGAGCCGCGCGAGGGGTCGTGCGCGACCCGCTTCGATTCCGCGCTGCGCGCGGCATGACCCGTCGCTGCGCGCGGCATGACCCGCATGCGGCATCTTCAATCGTCATTGGTATAATCCCGGTCGTTCTCGACGACGTAGAGATCGCGCGCCTCCCGGCGCGTGATCGGTTGCCCTGAATATCTTCCGCGAAAGTGAGAACCAAATGTCGCGTCTTGTTGCTGTTGGTCTGGTGCAAATGCGCATGACCGATGATCCGCAGCGGAACTTCGGCGCAGCCGTGGAAGGCATCCGAGAGGCTGCCGCGCGCGGTGCGCAGATTGTCTGTCTGCCGGAACTGTTTCGTTCGCTCTACTTCTGCCAGAGCGAAGACCATCGCCATTTCGCGCTGGCGGAGCCGATCCCCGGTCCGTCCACCGAGGCGTTGAGCGCACTGGCGCGCGACCTTGGCGTGGTGATCATCGCCAGTCTGTTCGAGAAGCGCGCCGAGGGGTTGTATCACAACACTGCCGCCGTCATCGATGCTGATGGTCGCTACCTGGGCAAATACCGCAAGATGCACATTCCTGATGATCCGCTGTACTACGAGAAGTTCTATTTCACCCCCGGCGACCTGGGGTTTAAGGTCTTTGCAACGCGCTATGCGCGCGCTGGCGTTCTCATCTGCTGGGATCAATGGTACCCCGAAGCAGCGCGCCTCACGGCGCTGCGCGGCGCTGATATTCTCTTTTACCCCACGGCGATTGGCTGGCATCCCCAAGAGAAGGACGCATACGGCGCAGCGCAGCACGCGAGTTGGGAAATCATCCAGCGGTCCCACGGCATTGCCAATGGGTGTTACGTCGTCAGCGTCAATCGCACCGGGCACGAAGGCGACTCGGACGGTGGCATCGAGTTCTGGGGTCAGAGTTTTGTTTCCGATCCATCTGGAACGATCCTGGCAAAGGCAGCGGTTGATCGTCCAGACGTGCTGGTGGTGTCGATTGATCTGGCGCGTATCGACGAACAGCGCACCCACTGGCCCTTCCTGCGCGACCGGCGGATCGATGCGTATGGCGAGATGACCAGGCGCTATATCGATGAGGAGTGACACAGCAACGATGACGACATCCCAACCGACGCCAGCCCAACTCGGATACCGGATGCCGGCTGAGTGGGCGCCACACCAAGCGACCTGGCTCTCCTGGCCCCACAACGAGGAGTCGTGGCCCGGCAAACTGCACATCGTCCTGCCGATCTATGCGCGCATGGTCGCTGCGCTGGCGCGCTCCGAAACCGTTCACATCAACGTCAACGACGAAGCAATGGAAGAAGAAGCGTGTCGATTACTGCACAGCGTCGGCGCCGAAGGCGACATTCACTTTCATCATTTTCCCACCAACGATGCCTGGTGCCGTGACCACGGCGCGATCTTCGTTGTGCGCGATGGCGACGATCCCCTGGCAGCGATCAGGTGGGAGTACAACGCCTGGGGTGGCAAGTACCCGCCCTTCGATCTGGACCGGCAGATTCCCCGGCGCATGGCGGAGGCGCTGGGGGCGCCCTGCTTCGATGGCGGCATGGTGTTGGAAGGCGGCTCGATCGATGTCAATGGCGAAGGACTGTTGCTCACGACCGAGGCTTGCCTGCTCAACCCCAATCGCAATCCGCATCTCACCCGCGAGCAGATCGAGCAGCGATTGTGCGATTATCTGGGTGTCTCAACGGTGCTCTGGCTTGGCGATGGGATCGTAGGCGACGACACCGATGGGCACGTTGACGACCTGACCCGCTTTGTCGCGCCCGACACCGTTGTGACTGCGGTGGAAAGCGATCCGTCGGATGAGAATTACGACGCGCTCCAGGAAAATCTCCGTCGTCTGCGGCGCATGACCGATCACCGCGGCGGGGCGCTGCGGATCGTCGCACTGCCGATGCCACCTGCAATTGTGTATGAAGGGCGGCGCCTGCCCGCTTCCTACGCGAACTTTTACATTGCCAATCGTGTTGTGCTGCTCCCCACGTTCAACCACCCGAACGACGACCGCGCAGCAGCGATCCTGGCGGAACTTTTTCCGACACGCGAGATTGTGGGGATTGACTGCACCGATATGGTGTGGGGGCTTGGCGCCTGGCACTGCCTGACGCAGCAGGTTCCGGCGGTGTAACGCAAACGACGAGCGCTCACCCGGCGATCCAGGCGTACATACCGGCAGCGACAGCGCCGCCTGCCAGCGAACTGAGAAAGTTGACCATGTCGTTGTTCATCCAGCGCCATCCGCGCACCAGGGGAAAGACGCGTCCTTCGCGCGATGCGCGCTTCTCGGTTTCGCCAGTTGGCGAGAGATACATTGCCTGCACCGTTGCGCCAAGCAGACTATCGAGCAAACTGCCGCCGACGCCTCCGGCGAGCGCTACCGGCAATAACAGAGGAAGCCAGATTTCGCGCTCAACTGCCATCAACCCCAGTGTTGCAGCGCCGATCAGGAACGCGCCTGCGGCGGAAGCGCCGAACCCGTAGATCGTCACACCGCCCGATGTGCCTGGCGGCACGACCCGACCAGAGGTGATCAGACGCGGCGAATGTGGGCTGAGGACGCCAATTTCGGTTGCCCAGGTATCGGCGGTTACCGTTGCCATGATGCCGACATATGCCGCCAGCAGCACAGTTGGCTCGCCAGCCAGTCCATAGACCAGCGCAAGCGTTGCACCTGCGCCGCCATTGGCGAGCGCCTGCCAGAGATCGCGCCGTCCACCCTTCTCGAACTTCTCACCGGCGATGCGCTGCTTCTGCGCCTGCCGAAAATGAGAGAGCGCGCTGGATGTCACAAAAAAGACAATCAGCACGCATCCCCACGTCCACCCGCCAAAACCGAAGGTCAACGTTCCGGTGACAACGGCGCCAAGCCAGCCGCTGAGGTCGAGCGATTGTCTGCGGTAAGCGACAGCGCCGATGACGGTGCTCAACACCAATCCGGCAGCAATGCGAGGAACATCGATCATAGCGTTTTCCATCGGGAATGGAACGCCATGCATCATACCACAAGGTGAGAGGTGTGAGGGGCGAGTACAAGGTAATACCAATGACCTGTGACCATCCGGCATGGTCACCCCGAGCAGCGCGAGGGGTCGTGCGCGACCCGCTCAGATTCTGCGCTGCGCTCGGAATGCCAAGCATGCCGCATCTTCAATCGTAGTTGGTATAAATGGAGGGACGCGGCGGTGCCATATCCGGTGGCAGTGCCGCGCCCGGTGTGGAAGGGGGAAGGCGGCGCAAGAAGCCAGGCACGAGGCGCGAGGAACAGGTAGGAAGGTTGAAGGTGAGAGAGTTGAGGGCATGAACCTGCTCAATCTTTGAGGTTTCAGTCACTGCCCCTTTCCCCCGGAGGAACGTTGCCTGCGGAACAGTCCTCGTTTGCCCCAGGCACGTTAACCTCAAAAGTTCTGGTAGAAGGAACTAACCCCTGACCCCTGACCCCTCGATCCGCCGGGCAAGCGCACTCAGCGCCTGATCGAGGTCTGGTCCGATCATACTGGCGACCTGATCCGCAGGCACCATAGCAGCCAGCGGTCCGAGCATCGGCGCAAGGTCAATCGTCAGTTTGACACGCAGATCGGTGCCTTTCCCCTCCGGCACGAACGACCAGTGCGACTCAACGGTCACCGGGTGGCGCGACGTAAAGACGACTTCCTGATCCTGCTTCCAGCGCACATCGCCTTCGGATCGAATAGTGGCAAACGGTCCCATTGCCATGTGTGTGGCGACACGCGCACTTGATGCGCCACGGTGCAATACCTCAACTTTTTTTACTCGTGGAAGCAACCCTGCCAGCGTCTGCGGATCAGACAGCGTGGCAAACACGCGATCCGCGCTCGCCGCAATGCGTCGGTTGCGCTCGACTGTCACGACCAGACCGTTATTCGTCTTTGTTTTGTCCCACGTCAGATTACCAGATCGGACCGTGTTCATGGGCGCCTCCTACGCGGCAGATCGCCGCGACCGTCATGGATACGACGAGCGTTGCAGGCATGGGGGTTGCGAGATGCGTGACCTTGCGACACTCTTATGATACTACGATTTTGTGCAATCAGTGGATGCAAGGTGTGCAATTGCCGAATGGATGGTGCATTGACTCAATGCTCTCTCATCACACCCTGTACCAGATCGCGGAAAGGGCGGGTCTCAGACCTGTCGCTACCCGCCTCTTACGACAACCCGGCAGACGCAGGCGATGATCCGCTCCACCCGTACACTGCCCGCCGTTCGTCTGCAATCGAGGACATCGACCAATCCGTAAGAAGCCGTTTCAATCCGCGCGTATCTGTGCGCTATCACACGCCTGACCATGCCACAACGAAACAAGGTATGGTATAATATCGAAAGAGAAAGACTTCCTGCATCATTCGACATCTGGCAACGGAGATCGTTATCATGGCAGAAAAGAAATCGAAAACCGACGTTACCGCGCGTGACAAGAGCGGCAGGGTAACCAATCACAACTGCGCAAACTGTGGTGAGCGCATTATGAACGACCGCGAGATGGTTGTGGTTATGGACGGTCGGCGTCGCAACAAGACGTATCATCACCGTGCCTGCTTCCAGAAAGCAGTCGCATAAGCGCGTCGCCGGTTTTTCAGCGAGCTTTATCGGCTCATCCGTTGTGTGCGGGTGAGCCGATCTGTTCTCTGAGGCATCGTATGGTCGAAGATCGCACGCAGATCGAGTTTCCGGCGCAGGGTGCAACAACGGTTGCGCTCTGTGAGCCATTTGGCGTGTTGTGCTGTCGCGCCTCCGGTCCAGGAGGGCATCCGCTGCGTGTGCTGATCGATACCGGGACCGATCCATCAGCAGTGGATGCTCGGCTTGTGCATCGTCTTGCGCTGCCAACCGGCGGCAGCGGCATCGGGCAGGGCGCCGCCAATACCGTTGCGTTCACCGAAGCGGTCTTTCCCTGGCTGCGCCTGGGCAATGCTGATGCTCCCGGCAACCAGGCGCTGACCGTCCGCGATCTCTATGCGCCAGCGCTCGATCTGAGCGGGTTGCCCTTTGCCGTGGATGTGGTGATCGGGTATAGCGTCCTGCGCCATTTGACGCTGCGGATCGACTTTCGGACCCGCTCACTGACACTGGCGCATCCCGATCTCGGATTTCCGTCCATCGGCTCCTCTGGTGTCGTGATGCCACTCTCGTTCTTCGAGCATTTCCCGGCAATCGGCAATCTGGTCATCGATGGTGTGGTCATCCCGCAGGCGACGATCGACACCGGCTCGAACGCTGCAATTACCGTTGGTCCCGACCTGGCGGTGCGTCTGGGGTTGCGCAGGAATGGCGCAGATGTGCGCATCGTTCGGGGGGAAGGCTTCGGCGGCGG
This region includes:
- a CDS encoding M50 family metallopeptidase, which gives rise to MFESLPDGLVTIAAFLLMLGLLVLVHELGHFLTAVWFGIKVEEFGLGYPPRAMVLFERNGVKYTLNWLPIGGFVRFGGEGEQIYGVGSLSAASPWKKIAVLFAGPLMNLLLAFLIFSGIFMARGVPEAFNGARIDVVYPATPAERAGLQSGDLLVSLNGRTLDTDLSVIRLIAAENRGRTIEAVVERDGARVVLMITPGPWQRDGVAFENGFGFAYTPNIQIVPATPLKALNAGFSYTFDILGRFIAGIGQMLGSLLGITEAPQGGVAGVVGIARGTGEVIQRDGWLGFWQWTALISLNLFLINLLPIPALDGSHILFSLIEIARGGKKIPPEREAMVHAIGFMMLMGLMVVITVSDVANWIGGNPVLGGG
- a CDS encoding MBL fold metallo-hydrolase; protein product: MELRSRAVGPWPMNSYALVCPTTRHSVLIDPGAESDELIAMLDDTTPVAILLTHTHPDHIGALEEVRNRLGVPVFAHPGPCVAGMAPVDRALAHGDVVTVGDSVIRAWHTPGHTADMVCYLVEGAPIAVVGDTLFDGGPGRTWSVDDFHTTLVTLRTIVLTWSDDTICYPGHGPSFRLGDRRAAIERFLAHAPEGFCGDATWDV
- a CDS encoding PrsW family intramembrane metalloprotease: MPASAKLVARAMVGSPIARPFGGCLFVAGMLALLGFAFLGHLALWILEPVTRVGIFLTGVLIGTVASLPLLALLRWLDRRERESLWLAIGAVVWGAVISTGLSAIFNALGFGFISVSLEIVGGVDSELIGQLLAATLVAPPVEEAFKGLAILVLFWFLRAEFDNVRDGIIYGALVGIGFNIAEYALYVMQGYAESGVAPFAEQFAGRFVFLGFNGHMLWSAICGAGVGFARQSTGGGCTTLGAPVAGYLAATFGHALNNSVGVFLLGVILVVMGYDVEGGLMSVSPFALWTAAAIMNVLVQGVFYVALLVLLALTSRWEREVIRTYLADEVGVSVTPEEYSAIVNDRMFGALGSRGTPWQLALAQNELAFRKWHVAREGGNPATDPLVAAWRQDIATLREEWLRSRQVSQA
- a CDS encoding Uma2 family endonuclease, whose amino-acid sequence is MTVKTDRRRALAMTIPEAPVWRLSLEQCYHIIQTGIRTDDDSVEFLEGLLVTSTPKNSSYNLAAHLTRNALTQVVPAQWYIDAQEPFTADVSEPEPDVLVVCGERRITVTTRRTLRWLWKWQIPRSSGIEPV
- a CDS encoding carbon-nitrogen hydrolase, which translates into the protein MSRLVAVGLVQMRMTDDPQRNFGAAVEGIREAAARGAQIVCLPELFRSLYFCQSEDHRHFALAEPIPGPSTEALSALARDLGVVIIASLFEKRAEGLYHNTAAVIDADGRYLGKYRKMHIPDDPLYYEKFYFTPGDLGFKVFATRYARAGVLICWDQWYPEAARLTALRGADILFYPTAIGWHPQEKDAYGAAQHASWEIIQRSHGIANGCYVVSVNRTGHEGDSDGGIEFWGQSFVSDPSGTILAKAAVDRPDVLVVSIDLARIDEQRTHWPFLRDRRIDAYGEMTRRYIDEE
- a CDS encoding agmatine deiminase family protein — translated: MTTSQPTPAQLGYRMPAEWAPHQATWLSWPHNEESWPGKLHIVLPIYARMVAALARSETVHINVNDEAMEEEACRLLHSVGAEGDIHFHHFPTNDAWCRDHGAIFVVRDGDDPLAAIRWEYNAWGGKYPPFDLDRQIPRRMAEALGAPCFDGGMVLEGGSIDVNGEGLLLTTEACLLNPNRNPHLTREQIEQRLCDYLGVSTVLWLGDGIVGDDTDGHVDDLTRFVAPDTVVTAVESDPSDENYDALQENLRRLRRMTDHRGGALRIVALPMPPAIVYEGRRLPASYANFYIANRVVLLPTFNHPNDDRAAAILAELFPTREIVGIDCTDMVWGLGAWHCLTQQVPAV
- a CDS encoding DUF92 domain-containing protein, translating into MIDVPRIAAGLVLSTVIGAVAYRRQSLDLSGWLGAVVTGTLTFGFGGWTWGCVLIVFFVTSSALSHFRQAQKQRIAGEKFEKGGRRDLWQALANGGAGATLALVYGLAGEPTVLLAAYVGIMATVTADTWATEIGVLSPHSPRLITSGRVVPPGTSGGVTIYGFGASAAGAFLIGAATLGLMAVEREIWLPLLLPVALAGGVGGSLLDSLLGATVQAMYLSPTGETEKRASREGRVFPLVRGWRWMNNDMVNFLSSLAGGAVAAGMYAWIAG
- a CDS encoding SRPBCC family protein, yielding MNTVRSGNLTWDKTKTNNGLVVTVERNRRIAASADRVFATLSDPQTLAGLLPRVKKVEVLHRGASSARVATHMAMGPFATIRSEGDVRWKQDQEVVFTSRHPVTVESHWSFVPEGKGTDLRVKLTIDLAPMLGPLAAMVPADQVASMIGPDLDQALSALARRIEGSGVRG
- a CDS encoding aspartyl protease family protein, which gives rise to MVEDRTQIEFPAQGATTVALCEPFGVLCCRASGPGGHPLRVLIDTGTDPSAVDARLVHRLALPTGGSGIGQGAANTVAFTEAVFPWLRLGNADAPGNQALTVRDLYAPALDLSGLPFAVDVVIGYSVLRHLTLRIDFRTRSLTLAHPDLGFPSIGSSGVVMPLSFFEHFPAIGNLVIDGVVIPQATIDTGSNAAITVGPDLAVRLGLRRNGADVRIVRGEGFGGGGDVLRRRFDQVRLGPFTLTNIDIDAPLTWGGDLGRASRANIGMPLLARFATVVIDYGREQAGFEP